From one Bos indicus isolate NIAB-ARS_2022 breed Sahiwal x Tharparkar chromosome 16, NIAB-ARS_B.indTharparkar_mat_pri_1.0, whole genome shotgun sequence genomic stretch:
- the LHX9 gene encoding LIM/homeobox protein Lhx9 isoform X2 — MLNGTTLEAAMLFHGISGGHIQGIMEEMERRSKSEARLAKGAQLNGRDAGMPPLSPEKPALCAGCGGKIADRYYLLAVDKQWHLRCLKCCECKLALESELTCFAKDGSIYCKEDYYRRFSVQRCARCHLGISASEMVMRARDSVYHLSCFTCSTCNKTLTTGDHFGMKDSLVYCRAHFETLLQGEYPPQLSYTELAAKSGGLALPYFNGTGTVQKGRPRKRKSPALGVDIVNYNSGCNENEADHLDRDQQPYPPSQKTKRMRTSFKHHQLRTMKSYFAINHNPDAKDLKQLAQKTGLTKRVLQVWFQNARAKFRRNLLRQENGGVDKADGTSLPAPPSADSGALSPPGTATTLTDLTNPSITVVTAVTSNMDSHESASPSQTTLTNLF; from the exons ATGCTGAACGGCACCACTCTGGAGGCAG CCATGCTCTTCCACGGGATCTCCGGAGGCCACATCCAAGGCATCATGGAAGAGATGGAGCGCAGATCCAAGAGCGAGGCCCGCCTGGCCAAAGGCGCCCAGCTCAACGGCCGCGACGCG GGCATGCCACCGCTGAGCCCGGAGAAGCCCGCCCTGTGCGCTGGCTGCGGGGGCAAGATCGCCGACAGGTACTACCTGCTGGCCGTGGACAAGCAGTGGCACCTGAGGTGCCTGAAGTGCTGTGAATGTAAGCTGGCGCTCGAGTCCGAGCTCACCTGCTTCGCCAAGGACGGCAGCATTTACTGCAAGGAGGATTACTACAG AAGGTTCTCTGTGCAGAGATGTGCCCGCTGCCACCTCGGCATTTCCGCCTCCGAGATGGTCATGCGCGCCCGAGACTCTGTCTACCACCTGAGCTGTTTCACCTGCTCCACGTGCAACAAGACCCTGACCACGGGCGACCATTTTGGCATGAAGGACAGCCTGGTGTACTGCCGCGCCCACTTCGAGACCCTCTTGCAAGGAGAGTATCCGCCGCAGCTGAGCTACACCGAGCTGGCGGCCAAGAGCGGCGGCTTGGCCCTGCCTTACTTCAATGGCACGGGCACCGTGCAGAAGGGGCGGCCCCGGAAACGGAAGAGCCCAGCGCTGGGGGTGGATATCGTCAATTACAACTCAG GTTGTAACGAGAACGAGGCCGACCACTTGGACCGGGATCAGCAGCCTTACCCGCCCTCGCAGAAGACCAAGCGCATGCGCACCTCCTTCAAGCATCACCAGCTGCGGACCATGAAATCCTACTTCGCCATCAACCACAACCCGGACGCCAAGGACCTCAAGCAACTTGCTCAGAAAACGGGCCTGACCAAAAGAGTTTTGCAG GTTTGGTTCCAAAACGCACGAGCCAAATTCAGAAGGAACCTTTTGCGGCAGGAGAATGGGGGTGTTGATAAAGCCGATGGCACGTCGCTTCCGGCCCCGCCCTCGGCAGACAGCGGCGCGCTCAGTCCACCGGGCACTGCGACCACTTTAACAGACCTGACCAATCCCTCTATCACTGTAGTGACAGCCGTGACCTCTAACATGGACAGCCACGAGTCCGCGAGCCCCTCGCAAACTACCTTAACGAACCTTTTCTAA
- the LHX9 gene encoding LIM/homeobox protein Lhx9 isoform X1, with the protein MEIVGCRAEDSSCPFRPPAMLFHGISGGHIQGIMEEMERRSKSEARLAKGAQLNGRDAGMPPLSPEKPALCAGCGGKIADRYYLLAVDKQWHLRCLKCCECKLALESELTCFAKDGSIYCKEDYYRRFSVQRCARCHLGISASEMVMRARDSVYHLSCFTCSTCNKTLTTGDHFGMKDSLVYCRAHFETLLQGEYPPQLSYTELAAKSGGLALPYFNGTGTVQKGRPRKRKSPALGVDIVNYNSGCNENEADHLDRDQQPYPPSQKTKRMRTSFKHHQLRTMKSYFAINHNPDAKDLKQLAQKTGLTKRVLQVWFQNARAKFRRNLLRQENGGVDKADGTSLPAPPSADSGALSPPGTATTLTDLTNPSITVVTAVTSNMDSHESASPSQTTLTNLF; encoded by the exons ATGGAAATAGTGGGGTGCCGAGCAGAAGACAGCTCGTGTCCTTTCCGCCCCCCAGCCATGCTCTTCCACGGGATCTCCGGAGGCCACATCCAAGGCATCATGGAAGAGATGGAGCGCAGATCCAAGAGCGAGGCCCGCCTGGCCAAAGGCGCCCAGCTCAACGGCCGCGACGCG GGCATGCCACCGCTGAGCCCGGAGAAGCCCGCCCTGTGCGCTGGCTGCGGGGGCAAGATCGCCGACAGGTACTACCTGCTGGCCGTGGACAAGCAGTGGCACCTGAGGTGCCTGAAGTGCTGTGAATGTAAGCTGGCGCTCGAGTCCGAGCTCACCTGCTTCGCCAAGGACGGCAGCATTTACTGCAAGGAGGATTACTACAG AAGGTTCTCTGTGCAGAGATGTGCCCGCTGCCACCTCGGCATTTCCGCCTCCGAGATGGTCATGCGCGCCCGAGACTCTGTCTACCACCTGAGCTGTTTCACCTGCTCCACGTGCAACAAGACCCTGACCACGGGCGACCATTTTGGCATGAAGGACAGCCTGGTGTACTGCCGCGCCCACTTCGAGACCCTCTTGCAAGGAGAGTATCCGCCGCAGCTGAGCTACACCGAGCTGGCGGCCAAGAGCGGCGGCTTGGCCCTGCCTTACTTCAATGGCACGGGCACCGTGCAGAAGGGGCGGCCCCGGAAACGGAAGAGCCCAGCGCTGGGGGTGGATATCGTCAATTACAACTCAG GTTGTAACGAGAACGAGGCCGACCACTTGGACCGGGATCAGCAGCCTTACCCGCCCTCGCAGAAGACCAAGCGCATGCGCACCTCCTTCAAGCATCACCAGCTGCGGACCATGAAATCCTACTTCGCCATCAACCACAACCCGGACGCCAAGGACCTCAAGCAACTTGCTCAGAAAACGGGCCTGACCAAAAGAGTTTTGCAG GTTTGGTTCCAAAACGCACGAGCCAAATTCAGAAGGAACCTTTTGCGGCAGGAGAATGGGGGTGTTGATAAAGCCGATGGCACGTCGCTTCCGGCCCCGCCCTCGGCAGACAGCGGCGCGCTCAGTCCACCGGGCACTGCGACCACTTTAACAGACCTGACCAATCCCTCTATCACTGTAGTGACAGCCGTGACCTCTAACATGGACAGCCACGAGTCCGCGAGCCCCTCGCAAACTACCTTAACGAACCTTTTCTAA
- the LHX9 gene encoding LIM/homeobox protein Lhx9 isoform X3, which produces MEIVGCRAEDSSCPFRPPAMLFHGISGGHIQGIMEEMERRSKSEARLAKGAQLNGRDAGMPPLSPEKPALCAGCGGKIADRYYLLAVDKQWHLRCLKCCECKLALESELTCFAKDGSIYCKEDYYRRFSVQRCARCHLGISASEMVMRARDSVYHLSCFTCSTCNKTLTTGDHFGMKDSLVYCRAHFETLLQGEYPPQLSYTELAAKSGGLALPYFNGTGTVQKGRPRKRKSPALGVDIVNYNSGCNENEADHLDRDQQPYPPSQKTKRMRTSFKHHQLRTMKSYFAINHNPDAKDLKQLAQKTGLTKRVLQGEQILGHYSQTSRRLKIP; this is translated from the exons ATGGAAATAGTGGGGTGCCGAGCAGAAGACAGCTCGTGTCCTTTCCGCCCCCCAGCCATGCTCTTCCACGGGATCTCCGGAGGCCACATCCAAGGCATCATGGAAGAGATGGAGCGCAGATCCAAGAGCGAGGCCCGCCTGGCCAAAGGCGCCCAGCTCAACGGCCGCGACGCG GGCATGCCACCGCTGAGCCCGGAGAAGCCCGCCCTGTGCGCTGGCTGCGGGGGCAAGATCGCCGACAGGTACTACCTGCTGGCCGTGGACAAGCAGTGGCACCTGAGGTGCCTGAAGTGCTGTGAATGTAAGCTGGCGCTCGAGTCCGAGCTCACCTGCTTCGCCAAGGACGGCAGCATTTACTGCAAGGAGGATTACTACAG AAGGTTCTCTGTGCAGAGATGTGCCCGCTGCCACCTCGGCATTTCCGCCTCCGAGATGGTCATGCGCGCCCGAGACTCTGTCTACCACCTGAGCTGTTTCACCTGCTCCACGTGCAACAAGACCCTGACCACGGGCGACCATTTTGGCATGAAGGACAGCCTGGTGTACTGCCGCGCCCACTTCGAGACCCTCTTGCAAGGAGAGTATCCGCCGCAGCTGAGCTACACCGAGCTGGCGGCCAAGAGCGGCGGCTTGGCCCTGCCTTACTTCAATGGCACGGGCACCGTGCAGAAGGGGCGGCCCCGGAAACGGAAGAGCCCAGCGCTGGGGGTGGATATCGTCAATTACAACTCAG GTTGTAACGAGAACGAGGCCGACCACTTGGACCGGGATCAGCAGCCTTACCCGCCCTCGCAGAAGACCAAGCGCATGCGCACCTCCTTCAAGCATCACCAGCTGCGGACCATGAAATCCTACTTCGCCATCAACCACAACCCGGACGCCAAGGACCTCAAGCAACTTGCTCAGAAAACGGGCCTGACCAAAAGAGTTTTGCAG GGAGAACAAATCTTGGGGCATTACAGCCAAACATCCCGACGTTTGAAAATTCCCTAA